Proteins encoded within one genomic window of Humulus lupulus chromosome 1, drHumLupu1.1, whole genome shotgun sequence:
- the LOC133829612 gene encoding uncharacterized protein LOC133829612: MSLSYGVHMSYAKAWRCREHALAYIRGTPESSFQKLPSFLYMMEQKNPGTVTHLQMDNEDGTFLTTRCGGTLLCAMGQDANKQIYPIAFSVVDSENNDSWLYFLLRLKEAIGEVENLVFVSDRHTSIASALTKNFPEAHHGACIHHVSMNIRAKFKTDHCHEEFFLAAKAYRKREFLRHFEKIKFKDLVIAQYLENQVGFEKWARSFFPGHRYNLMTTGIAESWNNVIAEAPSAATSPLATEVEADLRKLADKSTTSLSFPSSQYEITVLDGDFDGDVDLRRKTCSCRRFDLTGLPCEHALAGARDRGISPYSLCSRFYTVEVWLSSYGGSVYTLGNEESWVIPNDIGTMMIAHPLVKQKAGRPKKKRRLSKGEKNSKQHRCSRCGVLGHNRVTCTTVCPPPSRHA; this comes from the exons ATGAGTTTATCATATGGAGTTCATATGAGCTATGCTAAAGCTTGGAGGTGTCGAGAGCATGCATTGGCTTACATAAGAGGTACACCAGAATCATCATTTCAGAAACTTCCCTCATTTCTATACATGATGGAGCAAAAAAATCCTGGAACTGTTACTCATTTGCAGATGGACAATGAAG ATGGAACCTTCTTGACTACTCGGTGTGGAGGTACTTTGTTATGTGCCATGGGACAAGATGCTAACAAGCAAATATATCCAATTGCATTTTCAGTAGTTGACTCAGAGAATAATGACTCATGGTTGTATTTTCTACTGAGGTTGAAGGAAGCGATTGGTGAAGTGGAGAATCTAGTATTCGTGTCTGATAGACATACTAGTATAGCAAGTGCCTTGACTAAAAATTTTCCTGAGGCACACCACGGTGCTTGTATACATCATGTTAGCATGAATATCCGTGCGAAGTTCAAAACTGACCATTGCCATGAAGAATTCTTCCTTGCAGCGAAAGCTTATAGAAAGCGAGAGTTTTTACGCCATTTTGAGAAGATTAAATTCAAAGATCTTGTAATTGCTCAATACTTAGAGAATCAAGTGGGTTTTGAAAAGTGGGCTCGTTCTTTCTTTCCTGGTCATCGATATAATTTAATGACTACAGGTATTGCCGAAAGCTGGAACAATGTCATTGCTGAGGCAC CATCAGCGGCTACAAGTCCTCTTGCCACAGAAGTGGAAGCTGATTTGCGAAAGTTAGCAGACAAGTCCACTACCTCGCTCTCTTTTCCGTCTAGTCAGTATGAAATAACAGTATTGGATGGTGATTTTGATGGAGATGTCGACCTGAGGAGGAAAACATGTAGTTGTAGAAGATTTGATTTGACAGGTCTTCCTTGTGAACACGCTCTAGCTGGTGCTCGAGATCGTGGCATTAGTCCATATAGTTTATGCTCCAGATTCTACACAGTTGAAGTGTGGTTGTCATCCTATGGTGGATCTGTATATACGCTGGGTAATGAAGAATCTTGGGTGATACCAAATGACATAGGAACTATGATGATAGCTCATCCTTTAGTGAAGCAGAAGGCtggtcgtccaaagaagaaacGACGTTTATCAAAGGGTGAGAAGAATAGCAAACAACATAGATGTAGTAGATGTGGTGTTCTGGGCCACAATCGAGTGACGTGCACCACTGTTTGTCCCCCGCCGTCTAGACATGCTTAG